The Phalacrocorax carbo chromosome 2, bPhaCar2.1, whole genome shotgun sequence region CGCCCGCAGCGGCCGCCGTCCTGCGCCGTGCCGGGGCTTGTGCGCagcccagcgccgccgccgccgccgccgccgccgcgggggagcgcggcccggcccggcccgccggcAGCAGGTGTCCGGGCGCGACGGGGCGGGCCCgacggggcgggccgggggcagCACCGCCACTGCCtgtgccgccgccgcctgggTGCCGGAGTGTGGCGGGGGTCGCGGCGGGAGCCATGACGGGCGTGGAGGCCGAGCAGGAGTTTGACTTCGATTTCCTCTTCGAGTTCAAGCACAGCGATGAGGGCGGCGGCGGAGGTGGGtcgcggcggcgcggccggggcACCTCCGGGGGCGCTGGCGGAGAGATGCTGGCCCCGGTGAGCCCTCCTTTGCGCAACCCGCTTCGGGGGGGGGAGGTTatcccctccgccccccccggGGGTGCCGGCCCGGTCCCGGGTGGCACTTCTCGTCTCCGCCGCTTCGGGAAGCGGcgagcggggccgcggcggccgggAGGGAAATGCCGCCCCGGTTCTTTCCCTCGCCGTGCCCTTGCAGCACCCGGAGGAGGCTGCGAGGGGAGACAGCTCGGGAGGCAGCCGGTGCCTCGTTTTTGAAACGTGGGGATTGTTTTGAGCTCTTCGCACCCCCGCGTTGCCCGCTGGCACGGCTGCccccctctgccagcagcctgtCACCCCGGGCTGCCCTCGCAGGCTGCCCGGCGCTGGAGGGGGGCCCCCCTCGCACAGCCCTCaccgctcccacagccccccgggggtgccggggggatCGGGGTCTTCCACCTTGAAGAGATGGGACAGTTCAGAAACCGCTTctgcccccctcccttcccccatgAGCTGGAGCTAGTTAGGCTCAGGGTTTAGCTTGAAGGTCATCCGTAAATAAAAATAACGGGCCTGAATTCATCACGGGTCACACCGTTCCCAACTCTAGTGTCTCGGTCcggctgtctttttttttttttttaatgatttttaacaATACTGGAGGTGGAAATGAGGTGAACAGGTCTGGAATCGAGACAGAGAAAGTTGCCATTTCCTGGTATGAGGTTGACTGTTGCGGCATCAGTGCTAGCTGGTCACCGTAAAAAGCTCTCGTACAAGTAGATGATTTAACGCAGCTCTGTCTGTGCTTCATCTTTTGCCTTTAAATTGAAGCAGGTTCCCCAGTCCTTGCCCGCGTATCGCAGCCTGCCAGGGTGCAGGTGGAGGCGCAGTGCTCCCCTCCCTAATGCTCCCCAACCGCCCAGCTCTCCGGCACGTTGTCAGTGTCCAAATAGTTGTTAGGAGCTTCTCAGTTtttagaaaaatgcagttttaagaTTTCACACCTAGTAATTGGACACCTGGAAAGTGGAGGGGCCTGAGCAAGTTAAGTGTCAAAGTCCTAGTGAGAGAAAAGTACCTGACTCCATTAGGCAATTTTGTAAGCATGAATTTAAACACAGACCTAGACGTGGCTTAATCTTTAGAGATGTAAAATAACCCTCACCTTCTCTGAAGTCCCTATGAGCTGCAGGTGTTCAGTATTCCTAGTTAAAGAACGTAAGTAAAACTGATGGTGGTCAGTGCCTTGCAGGATCAGCCCattaaagagagaaaggaataaaacctTTGGTCTGTGAAATTaactagagaaaaataaatatgaatttttttaCATTGTCACAAAGTGAAACGTAGTATGTGAAGATGTGCTCACAACTCAAGGGGTCCAATTTCTTGTCGTAGTTACACTTAATGTAAGTGTGGATTTGTTGGAACAGAACCGTTGCGGACCTGGTCTATCTGATAGTGGGGTTTGGCTCAAGATATTAAAATACACTACTGAAAGTGTCTTGGTAGTAAGTGCAGTGGTGCTGGGGCCTTTGTGGATCACAGTCGTGACAGCGACTCCATGTTAAAGTGGTACCTTCCTTTCGTCCCTATCAGCGCTGTCAAAATACCCTACGCAGCTGCACTACGTGATGCAGTTTCATGCCTTTGTAGCCACCTCCGCCTCCCGACCCTCAAGCCTggcattttatttctacatgTCTAATTCACCCTGGTGAGGGAAACGTCAGCATGTTACCAGTGCTGACTATGTATGTGCATTTGATGAATTTTGTAAATAGGGAAGTTGTGGAGAAGAATGTGCTTTTTCAGAAATTGgagctggtggtttttttagCTCACAAACCAAGGACTCAGTCCTGTTCCTAGTTCTGGCTTTGAGGCTTTTATATTTGGTGGGCATACTTTCTACACACTGCCTCAAAATTTAAGATacttaaatatatttggaaGGCTTTGATCTTGCTTCTGTCAATTTTGAGTACTATTGTGTGAGAAGTTGTATgacacattatttttcttggcaCTTTAAaagctggctttttaaaaatatgcatagtAGTTCTAAAAGAGGCTACTCCTTGCCATGTGCATTAGGGGAACTTGTTGCTTGGGAGCACTTGAGgctgtcttttaatttttttttaaaaaaactggaTGCCAAAGGCCAGTCTGAGCCTCTGTATTGCCTGTTTGGCCTGGGCTGCAGATCTCCAGCAGACTTTGCTGTTTGAATTTTACCCTAGTCATGCATTAGATTTTGAGAGAACTGCCTGTTTCACAGTTCTTTTCACACAGGTAATAATTTTCTCCGCTGTTTTGCTGgtttacctttttatttttaataaaagatctAAAGGCGGTGATTCTGCGGTCAGCAGATGCTGCTGTTGCATCCCGCCTGCGAAGCCCACCTGGTGGGTGCGGAGCCggggcagctggcagaactGGCCGTCCCCTGCCGGGGGAGTCCAGCTGTGCCGTGGGGACCGGCTGGAGGCCTGTGCCGTGTCGCCAGCACCATCCACGTACAGGCCGGGCTGGGAGGCTGTGGAAGGGCCCGTGGGGCGTACGGAGAAGAGCCTAGCCAGCATCCTGGCAGCAGTGCGGTGCCAAGGACATCCCCTTCCTCtggagctggaggcagcagtgAAGGGGCTGAATCTGCCTTGAAGGCGCCGCTTAGACCCTTTCTCTGAGATAGTTTCTGAAACGGAAAAGGTCTTACCACTGTTGTAccacttcagggttttttttttcaatgaagGGTGAGAGGGaagtggtggtggttgtggtgACACTGAGCAGCACGGCCGTGTGGCAGGGCAGCAGTAAAAGCAGACTAATTTTGGAATGCGGGGACTCTGATCCCCCAGGCAGATCCGTGCCTCGCTGTGACCACTGCAGTCGGATTACCCTTGTCAGAGTAGCACCTCTTTCTTCATAGTTCCTGCCTGCCTTGTTGTTTGAGTAGGGTGTGAAGCTGTAGCATGTTTTGAATAATCCAGTTTTATTTGTGGCATGCTCTGGTGTAATTTAATGTCCCTTCCTCAGTAAATGGCCGGTCTCTGAAGGCAGACTAGAGAGGGAGTTCAAAAGGTGTTGCTGCTCATGGTTCCTGACTGTTACCTGATGTGACACACGTCAGCCAGAACATCGCAGAGTTGCTGTGAAACTGTGACAGCACATTAATTTTTCCTAAGTATGGTTTGCCTTGGAGTCGTTGCCAGCGAGAAAGGCGAGCGCGGGATCGCCGGAGGATGACACCAGAGAGGGCTGAGCTGgtaaacaaaagaaagagaataacCACCTGCTCTGGCGTTACCAGCTTGGAGGCTCATTTGCATCTGCAGCGCTCCTGGGGAGCGGGTCGCGTTGGGAATAACAGCTGCAGTAATTAACACAGCTTTTCCGTATCTCCCTAGGGAAAGTGGGCAAGGGTGACTGCCAAGGGACCTTGCCtcctgggagggagggggacaAGATCCCCGTGGGGACTGGCTGTGGCCAGGGTGGGATGCAGAGTTTCCTTCCGTCCTGCAGGAAAGTGCCGCTGCTGTAATAAACCCCAGGGAAGGCTGATGTGCTGCAAGTACAGCTTGGGgatggagctggagctgggtgtgtttccagcctgctgagAGGAACCTGTGGAACAGCATTACCCAGACTCAAAAGTTCAGTGGCTGTTATCCCTGATAGAAAGGTTTTGCTGTCTTTTCCCAGTAAGGCAAGAGGTGCTGGCATTAGGGGCCCTGGCCCATGTGTGCTGGTTACGCAGAGCCTCCCTATATCAGAAAGCACAGGGTGGATGGTTCCTGATCCTGCCACTGCTCAGAGCACCAGGGGCACATTGCCCTTGGGTGAGCACTGCCCGTCTCCCCACACACAGCCCACCGGTATCTCTGGGTGGCAGAGAGAGACATGTTTGCAGCCCTGGGACGGGGGAACAGAGCTGAAGGAGTCCCTTCAGCAGGCCGACagtgaggccaggctgggatggTGTCCTGTGGACCAGCTTTGAGATGCTGGTCCCCATAGCGCAGCAGGGATGGAGGCACATGAAGGGTGGGTTGTTCCCCTGTGCTGGGTCAGGGAGCCCATCAGCACAAGCCTGTGATGTGATCTGTCACCTTCCAGGCTTTCCACACCGACTGTGCATCTCTGCTATTGCTTTTGTACACCCGGAGCTGTTAAATAGACCGTTGGCCGAGATCGCACTGCTGGCAGTTTATTGTGCCGCGCGCAATAATCAGCAATTTCAGTGGAATTTCAGCTGTCGCAGAGTAGTGAGACATCATGTTTACCCTTCACCTGGCCTCTGCCAGTTGGGCTGGAGGATAAGTGGTCCCAGAAACCAGAGCAGGTCAATAGATCTGTCTTGTTCAAAAATCCTAGTTAACTGGAACCAGTTGGAAACTTGCTGTAATGGAAATTTCGGTTGcgtataatttttttaacagaatgcAGTTGATCATGTTCTTCGCTTTAGTCTGCCtccacttttgttttttttgtcctgtgttttctgtgtattCCAACTTTTCAGGGAGGAAATTAGGCTTACTTACATAAAAGCAGCACTGCTCTCTTGAGCAGCGCTGCAGTCTCTGCTGAAGCAACATTGTCTGAAGACTCAATTTTTTGCTCTGAAGGTTCACATAAGAAGAGTGTCCTCGAGTCAGACTCAGACCATGTACATCCCCCTCCCATGATAGCTTGTGCGCTGTTCAGTTAGTGGCATTTTCAAGGACGCTAGCCTGCAGCTTCTCCCCTAGCATGGCACGTCTACAGGCCGGGTTGTTAAGGAGAGCTGTGCTTTTGTGTGTTGTGCCATGTACCTCCACTCCAGCTGGGTATGTTACTAAGTGGGTATACTTGTGCAGCACCTCATatcattcttttttgtttgtttgtttttttccagaacactATAATTATACATCTTCAAACGTAAATGCTGGCTTGCCTCTAAATGTGGCTCATTCCTCATTGTCAGCTCCATGTCATGGCCTTCAGACATCAAATCCCGTCATTTCAGTTGTCCCATCGACAAACCATCCTTCTGGATACGGAGGGCACATAGACAGTGGGGCCTCTGAGTATTACCTGCCGCCAAACATCAGACCTAATGGAGCTCCAGCACTAGAGAGCCCTAGAATCGAGATCACGTCTTACATGGGACTTCATCATAACAACAACCAGTTTTTCCATGATGAGGTTGAGGAGGCCATCCCAAATGCCAAGCGGTCGCCTTCCACTGCCACTTTGAACTTACCAAACATTGAGGCGTACAGAGACCCGTCCTGCCTGAGTCCAGCAAGTAGCTTGTCTTCCAGAAGCTGCAACTCTGAAGCGTCTTCCTATGAGTCCAACTACTCGTATCCGTACACTTCACCGCAGACCTCTCCGTGGCAGTCCCCGTGTGTCTCTCCGAAGACAACTGACACAGAGGAGGGCTACCAGCGCAGCATGGTGGCCTGCCCCTTGCTCAGTTCCCCAAGGCACTCTCCGTCGACGTCTCCCAGGACAAGCATCACGGAGGAGAACTGGCTGGGGGCTCGCAACTCGAGGCCTCCTTCTCCCTGCAACAAGAGAAAGTACAGCCTCAATGGCCGGCAGACCTCCTACTCCCCGCACCACTCCCCCACGCCTTCTCCGCAAAACTCGCCACGTGTGAGCGTCACGGATGAGACGTGGCTGGGGAACACCAACCAGTACACCAGCTCTGCCATCGTTGCCGCCATCAATGCCCTCACCACCGACAGCACCATAGATATGAACGACGGGATTCCCATCAAGTCGAGGAAGACTGCCATCGACCACACCCCGTCCATGACTCTCAAAACTGAACCAGCTGGCGAGGATCACGGGACCATATCGCCAACTGCCGATTTGTCACCAGAAGACTTCTCAAGCTTTCAGCACATCAGGAAAGGAAACTTTTGTGAGCAGTACCTGTCCGTGCCACAGCATCCCTACCAGTGGGCCAAACCAAAGTCTCTGTCTCCAACATCCTACATGAGGTAAGGAACCCCAACTTAGAAGGCAATCCTGATAATATCTTTATTGGATGCACTTTTttgctccttccccttcctgcctctgcttcctGCCAAATCTGCCCATCCACTCATTCCACTTAGCCGTATCTTGTGACGATGCCTCTTGTCGTCGGTGTGGTGTGACCATGAATAAAGCCCTGAAGGGCTGAAAAGGCTGTTCTAGGAGCTGGCCATGCATGGGTTGTAACTGGTTATCTGCTTCCCAGGGGacaaaccccagcccagggagtCTGGAAATGGAGTATTCAGAAGCTCCtcaggcagcaggaaaattTGCTGCCATCAGACCTGTGGCTTTCCTTAAATGGTTTATCATGTCTTAGTATGTTGTTACTGCGGGACGGGAAGACGGTCTCATTAACTCTGGCTATTACAGGGCCTTATCCATTTACACATTATAGACAGTGAATACAAACAGAATAGGAATATGGTTCTTCTGtgcattatttctgcttttacttcACCTGACAGCTGCTTATCAGTCTTCTTTTCCTATCTGCCTTGGACAGTgattgtcttttttcccccttccccaccattTTTACGTTTAAGGATGAAAACTTTATTTGTCAGCTGATAATATTCTGGTCACATTTATTTATCACAAGACAACTCTGGGTAGGAAACACCACAGAATAGCCAGAATTAGTGTTACAtccattgctttcttttttggtcTCAGTTTTGGCCTTTATTTTGAAGTCTTCTGAAGGCTGTATACGCAGAAACACGTGGTGCAGGAAGAGTTTGGCTTTCCAAAAGTTTGCAGGCTCTTCTCAGTCCCTGGTTGTGATGGccacccctctcctcctcctccccaaacaCACCTGGCTTCTTGCTTTTGACAGAAAAGCTGTctctcaaaacaaaataagtggGCATgcagctgaaatgttttaatttgcgATACATTCCCAGGCTCTCAACTTTGCCAGTCTCACTTTTCTCCAGCCATGCTctctctgccctgtgctgtCTCCCAAAAATGAGGTTGAGCGGTCCATGGCCCTTTGCGTTACAGCATTTAGTGCTGTGGTCCCCTTCCTCAttgttctcctcctccttgtcGTCTCTGCGTTGCCCAAGCTCCTTGCAGGACCCTGGCTCAATTCAGCGCTGGGAAATGCAGCAACTCCTTTGGGTCTGGCCGAGCCATCCAGAGGAAGGCACTTGCTGCCTTTTGGAGCTGGGATAGAGAATTTTGACATGGGGCAAATCCTTCAGAGCTTTCACGCGTActtaaaaaaagccttttacGTTCTCCCACTGAAGTGCCAAGTAGCCCGCATTCATCAGAGAGGCCGGCCACAGGCTTTTGCATCGGGGGCCTGCTTTTTGCCAAAGACTTCAAGGGCAATAATGGGACAGTTTGACCAAACAGGCTTTTATCTTTCCGTTGCAGCGAGCGGCCCGTAGGCACTTTGCTGCAGTCTGTCAGGAGGCACCCGGCATGCCTGTGTGCTAACACAAACAAGAAAGGTGAAGCGTACAAAACGGAGCCCCACTACGTTgtgtatttaacatttttttccactgttttggTCTTGTATAAAATATGTTTCCTGGTTCGCAATATGTTTCCATGTGATCTCATTAACTCGTGCTCTAGGGCAGTTGGAAGTTACTgtcaaaatgtgattttaagtTGTTTTACCAATCAGATACACTGACCGTGCTTCCTTCCACCAAAAATACCTCTCGTTTTATGTATATGATAATGCTGGGCAACTGAGCACGGACGTCAACAGGATCACAGCCTACGCAACAGAAACTatgttatttaaaatctttccaAAAAAATTGGTTAAGAATTTGTCACAACagagctggatttttttcctgttatgttACACATCTGTTCTATTTCAAACGTGAGGGCTGGAGGGGTGGGTTCCAACAAACAATTCGGGCTCCAAAATCTACCCGGTCATAATGATTTCGAGATAACCAGATTTGATTACCTCCTCTGTCTCTTCCTGAATACGCGGTACAATTTTCATCAAAAGCCAGGATGCCTTGGAAAATCACTGAcgccttcccctccctctcttgCATTCCCATCTCtttgggggcaggagggagcggGCTCAGGCAGGCCGTCAGCCAGGTGCTGCCTCCTTTCTCGGGGTTTTATAGCGGGCATCAGTCTAAAAGGGAAACTGCTTTTTTGTATTGTTTCTAAAATTGATGATGCTTTTAATTTGTCCTAATTAAAGCTCAGTCTGCTTTAGGCTTTTCAAGTCCCACGGCAAGGGAATAAGAAGAGTATATCGTAAGAGTGTAATAATGCCTGCCTTAACAGAAACAGTCTTCCTGTGCCTCATGCTTCTCTTGGTTGCTTATGAGGACCGTGAGCTCGGAGGCTCAGCCCGGTCCCCAGGCGGTGGGCTCTTTGGAGCAGGTTTGGGCTCACACAACGTCCTCAGGGGCTATGAATGTGTGACACTATTCCTGCATGGAATATTCCTCAGCACGTGGGTGCTGAGGATGGCAATACAGGGTGGGAGGGCAGAGCCCAaccctgcagccaaggctgaaGCTGCACAGGGTAACTCAGGCCTGCTGGGGATTTGTTTGCAGCGCTTCAGTTGCAGCCAAGGGCCTTGTGCCAAATCTTTGGacatagaaaatatttagagaCTGAGCAGAgattttcaggggaaactttgGAACAAACCCTGAGTAGCAATAGGAATTGTACCTTTTCCAGATCAAAATGGGTTACCTAAACGTACCGATCTGCCTCAGAAACTAATAGAGGTAAATTATTACGCAGAGATGGTCTTTGTGAAGTTCCGCTTTAGCTTTTAGCTccaaggacttttttttttatttcagtataaatTGTGCATTGTGCTGTCTCATTCAAATGCAAGAAATTTCTGTCTGTAGTCCCTCTTTTATAGTTAATGCGGTAAATAGTTTCAAAAGAAGCACCCTACCAGGCAGCTGTTGCATGAGCAGGTGATGCTCTGTGATTCTCAAGCCCTTGGTGTCTCAGTCGTGTTCCTTTCTGCGACATTTCTCCATCGCTCCTCGGTG contains the following coding sequences:
- the NFATC1 gene encoding nuclear factor of activated T-cells, cytoplasmic 1 isoform X6 — encoded protein: MPSAAPPAAAAPPSRDPASGREGPAAAPQRGARPLASTMKAAEEEHYNYTSSNVNAGLPLNVAHSSLSAPCHGLQTSNPVISVVPSTNHPSGYGGHIDSGASEYYLPPNIRPNGAPALESPRIEITSYMGLHHNNNQFFHDEVEEAIPNAKRSPSTATLNLPNIEAYRDPSCLSPASSLSSRSCNSEASSYESNYSYPYTSPQTSPWQSPCVSPKTTDTEEGYQRSMVACPLLSSPRHSPSTSPRTSITEENWLGARNSRPPSPCNKRKYSLNGRQTSYSPHHSPTPSPQNSPRVSVTDETWLGNTNQYTSSAIVAAINALTTDSTIDMNDGIPIKSRKTAIDHTPSMTLKTEPAGEDHGTISPTADLSPEDFSSFQHIRKGNFCEQYLSVPQHPYQWAKPKSLSPTSYMSPSLPALDWQLPSHSGPYELRIEVQPKSHHRAHYETEGSRGAVKASAGGHPVVQLHGYLESEPLTLQLFIGTADDRLLRPHAFYQVHRITGKTVSTTSHETILSNTKVLEIPLLPENNMRAIIDCAGILKLRNSDIELRKGETDIGRKNTRVRLVFRVHIPQANGRTLSLQVASNPIECSQRSAQELPLVEKQSTDSFPVIGGKKMILTGHNFLQDSKVIFVEKAPDGHHVWEMEAKTDKEMCKPNSLVVEIPPFRNQRITSPVQVNFYVCNGKRKRSQYQLFTYLPANGENSQWIQGHVASLIPSPVDGPIASPWSTAL